Proteins from one Paraburkholderia sp. BL10I2N1 genomic window:
- a CDS encoding DUF4399 domain-containing protein: protein MHKIIVAAALAALAFLNFAYAGTTPSPPGAYAYIGYPNDGQVVPANKPFRVWFGLRYMGVAPKGVKFPNTGHHHLLIDTDLPPMDQEIPSDRNHLHFGAGETETMIELPPGKHTLQLLMGDDKHIPHNPPVYSKKITVIAK from the coding sequence ATGCACAAGATTATCGTCGCCGCGGCGCTTGCCGCTCTGGCTTTCCTGAACTTCGCCTATGCGGGCACCACGCCGTCGCCCCCCGGCGCATATGCGTATATCGGCTATCCCAACGATGGCCAGGTCGTTCCCGCCAACAAGCCGTTTCGCGTATGGTTCGGGCTGCGCTACATGGGTGTCGCGCCCAAGGGCGTGAAGTTTCCAAATACCGGACACCACCATCTGCTGATCGACACCGACCTGCCGCCGATGGACCAGGAAATTCCCTCGGACCGCAACCATCTGCATTTCGGCGCGGGCGAAACGGAAACGATGATCGAACTGCCGCCCGGCAAGCACACGCTGCAGTTGTTGATGGGTGACGACAAGCACATCCCGCACAACCCGCCGGTCTATTCGAAGAAGATCACCGTCATCGCGAAGTGA
- a CDS encoding DUF4399 domain-containing protein, translating to MQRRTMRCRLAARVSPAGTTVVATVVTTFIVAVLASLVWGTALAAPPRTPSPPNAEEYIIWPADGTVIHGGKLWVRMGLRNMGVCPKGVDSPKTGHHHLLIDTDLPPLDQEIPSDRNHLHFGAGETDARIELPPGKHTLQLLLGDQNHVPHDPPVYSKKITIIVKAN from the coding sequence ATGCAAAGAAGAACAATGCGCTGCAGGCTGGCCGCTCGCGTGAGTCCTGCTGGCACCACGGTAGTTGCCACTGTAGTCACCACGTTCATTGTCGCGGTTCTCGCCTCCCTGGTATGGGGTACGGCGCTGGCGGCCCCGCCAAGAACCCCGTCTCCGCCGAACGCGGAGGAATACATCATCTGGCCGGCCGACGGCACGGTGATCCATGGCGGCAAGCTGTGGGTGCGCATGGGGCTTCGCAACATGGGCGTCTGCCCTAAAGGCGTCGACTCCCCGAAAACCGGGCACCACCACCTGCTGATCGACACCGATCTGCCGCCGCTCGATCAGGAAATTCCATCGGATCGCAATCACCTGCATTTCGGCGCAGGCGAGACGGACGCGCGCATCGAACTGCCGCCTGGCAAGCACACGCTGCAGCTTTTGCTGGGCGACCAGAACCACGTGCCGCACGATCCACCGGTGTATTCGAAGAAGATCACCATCATCGTCAAAGCCAATTGA
- a CDS encoding FHA domain-containing protein, producing MTPGEASIAEVRTTLDPEFDVVLAPVSHPALGAIRIIDSLFAIGRSEAPFADYPHELLTRLSRRHARIFTEHGAVYVADLDSKNGTTVNGKSVRQTPSRVRAGDELCFGGELKYRVGVEPRARIVAAAQTAPHVALVLVPQRDDLGLQPIDVRAFPFLVSKTDEIFARYKDRYPHQVNYISRRHAHIFLKAGDLYVEDLGSTNGTFVDGKRLDETAHALSEGDVVAFGGDHFVYRVELQKEPEFEPTVTQMISTPPIDDFDADKTTFVGAAHSFLDIFCVDRALQREDEVNEAAQPAAEAAGRNGQTDRPTHANRAGSRMSRTQRRWRLLFGELTRAFAGDQRTTVPRTAWWGLAGVALLVVVAVAMYMRNASERELKNLLATGDYGQAIAVANDYLGRHPADEHIRALASEALLKAKVPGWLAALQAREFGRADALIAQMKALSQPNADAASLVGELRWVGDLERFFVGRGGVDAPIRIYADEDRINSLLKRWEDDAKSHQRALDRIASYAPEFVEPYALAMSHLRKLESDDSVYVAAIDRLNATIDTELGRDKPDALPAALDDYAQRYPRLAGLDRVREDLRQYMAVLNEATARRLVPLLALLRKVRFTTPPFQAHFRQLAATRLPSADVIARHDAASAAWQRGDGHAALTDLQAIPAGPWSDVLAAEQAHKKALFDQFSDLQKTRGTKDYDERLLSFYAGLDPAEDAWFVHAIQSDVAALRDKALSRAQDLLTRAQGLWRQYRANGAIGGTQRLESGISEGFRSQARLLTEAQTLAHQGMRIYTQLKADHASDWDQLVDDVDAEAELQRRSLEELRMVLEPALLKSKLALIGGNSGEARQSP from the coding sequence ATGACTCCCGGCGAAGCTTCGATTGCGGAGGTGAGAACGACACTGGACCCGGAGTTCGATGTCGTACTGGCGCCGGTGTCGCACCCGGCGCTCGGCGCGATACGGATCATCGACAGTCTGTTTGCGATCGGGCGCAGTGAGGCGCCGTTCGCGGACTATCCGCACGAGCTGCTCACACGGCTCTCGCGCCGCCATGCGCGCATTTTCACGGAGCATGGTGCCGTTTACGTCGCGGACCTCGACAGCAAGAACGGTACGACAGTCAACGGCAAGAGCGTGCGTCAGACGCCCAGCCGTGTGCGCGCCGGCGATGAACTCTGTTTCGGCGGCGAACTGAAATACCGGGTCGGCGTCGAGCCGCGCGCGCGTATCGTCGCGGCGGCCCAGACCGCGCCGCACGTCGCGCTCGTGCTCGTGCCGCAGCGCGACGACCTCGGCCTCCAGCCCATCGATGTCAGGGCGTTTCCGTTTCTCGTCAGCAAGACCGACGAGATTTTCGCGCGCTACAAGGATCGCTATCCGCACCAGGTCAATTACATCTCACGACGCCATGCGCATATCTTCCTGAAGGCGGGTGACCTGTACGTGGAGGACCTCGGCAGCACGAACGGTACATTCGTCGACGGAAAGCGGCTCGACGAGACGGCCCATGCGCTCTCGGAAGGCGACGTCGTTGCATTCGGCGGCGACCATTTCGTCTACAGGGTGGAACTGCAGAAAGAGCCTGAATTTGAGCCGACCGTGACCCAGATGATTTCAACGCCGCCGATCGACGACTTCGACGCCGACAAGACGACGTTTGTCGGCGCCGCGCATTCGTTCCTCGACATTTTCTGCGTCGACCGGGCGCTGCAGCGCGAGGACGAAGTCAACGAGGCGGCGCAGCCGGCCGCGGAGGCCGCCGGGCGCAACGGGCAAACCGATCGCCCGACCCATGCCAACCGCGCGGGCAGCCGCATGAGCCGTACGCAGCGCCGGTGGCGCCTGCTCTTCGGCGAACTCACGCGCGCCTTCGCCGGCGACCAGCGCACCACGGTTCCGCGAACGGCATGGTGGGGGCTCGCGGGCGTCGCGCTGCTGGTCGTGGTCGCCGTGGCGATGTATATGCGGAACGCGTCCGAGCGCGAACTGAAGAATCTGCTCGCAACCGGCGACTATGGCCAGGCGATCGCCGTCGCGAACGACTATCTGGGCCGTCATCCGGCTGACGAGCACATCAGGGCGCTCGCCAGCGAAGCGTTGCTGAAGGCGAAGGTTCCAGGCTGGCTCGCCGCGCTGCAGGCGCGCGAGTTCGGCCGCGCCGATGCGTTGATCGCCCAGATGAAAGCGTTGAGCCAGCCGAACGCCGACGCTGCATCACTCGTCGGCGAACTGCGGTGGGTGGGAGATCTGGAGCGCTTTTTCGTCGGCCGGGGAGGGGTGGATGCGCCGATCCGGATCTATGCGGACGAGGACCGGATCAACAGCCTCCTGAAGCGCTGGGAGGACGACGCGAAGAGCCACCAGCGCGCGCTCGACCGGATCGCGTCGTACGCGCCCGAGTTTGTCGAGCCGTACGCGCTCGCCATGAGCCACCTGCGCAAGCTCGAAAGCGACGATTCGGTGTACGTCGCCGCGATCGACCGGCTCAATGCCACGATCGACACAGAACTGGGACGGGATAAACCCGATGCGCTGCCCGCTGCGCTGGACGACTACGCGCAGCGCTATCCACGCCTCGCCGGTCTCGATCGGGTGCGCGAAGATCTGCGGCAGTACATGGCCGTACTGAACGAAGCCACCGCTCGCCGTCTTGTGCCGTTGCTGGCTTTGCTCAGGAAAGTGCGCTTCACGACGCCGCCGTTCCAGGCGCACTTTCGGCAACTGGCCGCCACCCGCCTGCCTTCGGCGGATGTGATCGCCCGCCACGACGCAGCGTCGGCTGCCTGGCAGCGCGGCGACGGACACGCGGCGCTGACGGATCTGCAGGCGATACCGGCGGGCCCATGGTCCGATGTGCTTGCCGCCGAGCAGGCGCACAAGAAAGCCCTCTTCGACCAGTTCAGCGACCTGCAGAAGACCCGCGGCACGAAGGACTACGACGAGCGGCTCCTGTCGTTCTACGCAGGACTCGATCCGGCGGAGGACGCCTGGTTCGTTCATGCCATCCAGTCTGACGTCGCCGCGCTGCGCGACAAGGCGCTCTCGCGTGCGCAGGATCTGCTCACGCGCGCGCAGGGTCTGTGGCGTCAGTATCGGGCGAACGGCGCGATCGGCGGCACGCAGCGGCTCGAGTCGGGCATCTCCGAGGGGTTCCGCAGCCAGGCGCGGCTCCTGACCGAGGCGCAGACGCTCGCGCATCAGGGCATGCGCATCTACACGCAGCTCAAGGCAGACCACGCGTCCGACTGGGACCAGCTGGTCGACGACGTCGACGCCGAAGCAGAGCTGCAACGCCGCTCGCTGGAGGAGTTGCGCATGGTCCTCGAACCTGCGCTGCTGAAGTCGAAGCTGGCACTCATCGGAGGCAACAGCGGTGAAGCGCGACAATCACCTTAA
- a CDS encoding efflux transporter outer membrane subunit, whose translation MGHRHAATRALAAATLCALVLCACDVSMPVYKRPDTPAKAGWSDKSGSAISAADTIDPEWWKGFHDPYLDTLIAKAIAGNFDIKVLAARIDVAGAQIGEAQAGALPTVDVGAGANFQKTNGAPFLKQYNVATQVNWDIDIWGKVEKGVQAQKAEYHATEADWRAGYLELVAVVASTYFQILQFDDQIEQQQKTLATNRQILAIYDGQNRNGLIPKTQVMRQQAEINRLTNELLELRRSRDVANNALSTLIGVPAGEFTLPTGHLQQRVQQPPVPAGLPAQLLSRRPDIVASELRVLEAYNLVGEAKLAQLPSISLTGHAGTASFALTDLLKSFTYGFMPSINLPIFDPSVRAHIKTTLAQSTVAEQQYRTTVMGAFEEVENALVNLNAHKLQRVELQQEVSRLRMVADQIESQLREGLVSQLEVFETERTLLQAQQDLLTNHQQILSDTVLLYKALGGGWPSVDVQAEVKEH comes from the coding sequence GTGGGACATCGTCATGCCGCAACGCGCGCGCTTGCCGCGGCGACGTTGTGCGCCTTAGTTCTCTGCGCCTGCGACGTCAGCATGCCGGTCTACAAGCGTCCTGATACGCCTGCCAAAGCGGGGTGGTCCGACAAAAGCGGCTCCGCCATCTCCGCCGCCGATACGATCGACCCGGAGTGGTGGAAGGGCTTTCACGACCCGTATCTGGATACGTTGATCGCAAAGGCGATCGCCGGCAACTTCGACATCAAGGTGCTGGCCGCCCGTATCGACGTCGCCGGGGCGCAGATCGGCGAGGCGCAGGCCGGCGCGCTACCGACCGTGGACGTCGGTGCCGGCGCCAATTTCCAGAAGACCAACGGCGCGCCGTTCCTGAAGCAGTACAACGTCGCCACCCAGGTCAACTGGGACATCGACATCTGGGGCAAGGTCGAGAAAGGCGTGCAGGCGCAGAAGGCCGAATACCACGCCACCGAGGCGGACTGGCGCGCGGGCTATCTCGAACTCGTGGCGGTTGTAGCGAGCACATATTTCCAGATCCTGCAGTTCGACGACCAGATCGAGCAGCAACAGAAAACCCTCGCCACCAACAGACAGATCCTCGCGATCTACGACGGTCAGAACCGCAATGGCCTGATCCCGAAGACCCAGGTGATGCGGCAGCAGGCAGAAATCAATCGTCTGACCAACGAGTTGCTGGAACTGCGCCGCTCGCGCGACGTGGCGAACAACGCGCTGTCGACGCTGATCGGCGTGCCCGCCGGCGAATTCACGCTGCCCACCGGCCATCTGCAGCAACGCGTGCAACAGCCGCCGGTGCCGGCTGGCCTGCCTGCGCAACTGCTGTCGCGGCGTCCGGACATCGTCGCGTCGGAACTGCGGGTGCTGGAAGCGTACAACCTCGTCGGCGAGGCGAAGCTCGCGCAGCTCCCGTCGATCAGCCTGACCGGTCACGCCGGCACCGCCAGTTTCGCGCTGACCGACCTGCTGAAGTCGTTCACGTATGGCTTCATGCCGAGCATCAACCTTCCGATCTTCGACCCCAGCGTGCGCGCGCATATCAAAACGACCCTGGCGCAAAGCACGGTCGCGGAGCAACAGTATCGAACCACGGTGATGGGTGCGTTCGAAGAAGTGGAAAACGCGCTCGTCAACCTGAACGCGCACAAACTGCAGCGCGTGGAACTGCAGCAGGAGGTCTCGCGCTTGCGCATGGTGGCCGACCAGATCGAATCGCAACTGCGCGAAGGCCTGGTGTCGCAGCTCGAAGTGTTCGAGACGGAACGCACGCTGCTGCAGGCGCAGCAGGACCTGCTCACCAATCATCAGCAGATTCTGTCCGATACCGTACTGCTCTATAAGGCGTTGGGTGGCGGCTGGCCATCCGTCGACGTGCAGGCGGAAGTAAAGGAGCACTGA
- a CDS encoding SUMF1/EgtB/PvdO family nonheme iron enzyme — protein MWRKLLLVCMAGAILAPWLGVEAQPAPRTVAATARVTAPSAHADNPRVALVIGNDDYPAGALPNAARDARSMSDTLGALGFDVILRTNATPQQMKQALADFGRRLRAGGTSVFYFGGHGFKAANDAVLVPAGVDVGSPALLLESGMGLSSVLRAMSAPRPDKLNLVILDTCLNDPFQAADATPFPAALPDRTMIAYAAAPGGSAADGKRHGVYTGALLRTLAAAPSADLATMLRRVAADVREVTHGEQRPWVASSLSDDALPGSGRVDAALLADARSNGTDEAVVTLHSRGILPKDSSEQYEITFWDSIKNSTYPSDYEAYLKAYPNGRFAPLARARIERLRAFAPQTPATTTQAPQAASAGAPPQEHPRAITPAPAPAPAPSAAAPAPVAPPSPQSKAVNNASGTSESKDCAACPVMVALPAGSFMMGSSTDDPSEKPVHRVTIGAPFAIGKYPVTVEQWDACVDAKACARLSSENSTTRNAPARDLSWDDAQQYVKWLVKVTGKPYRLPTEAEWEYADKGGTTTKYWWGDQMRKGSANCKDCGDPWHTEGPENVDAFAPNPWGLYGMNGGVWEWVSDCWHNSYQNAPADGRTWDIPGCDMRVIRGGSWREGANYMLTSTRFKYSATVRQSQNGFRVVRDLT, from the coding sequence ATGTGGCGAAAACTCCTGCTCGTGTGCATGGCCGGGGCAATCCTCGCACCGTGGCTCGGCGTCGAGGCACAGCCAGCCCCCCGAACCGTGGCTGCGACTGCCCGGGTCACAGCGCCGTCCGCTCACGCGGACAACCCGCGCGTCGCGCTCGTGATCGGCAACGACGACTATCCGGCCGGCGCGCTCCCTAACGCGGCGCGCGACGCCCGCAGCATGAGCGACACGCTCGGCGCGCTTGGCTTCGACGTGATCCTCCGCACGAACGCAACGCCGCAGCAGATGAAACAGGCGCTCGCCGATTTCGGCCGGCGCCTGCGCGCGGGCGGCACAAGCGTCTTCTACTTCGGTGGGCACGGCTTCAAGGCGGCCAACGACGCGGTGCTCGTCCCGGCAGGCGTCGATGTGGGTTCGCCCGCGCTTCTTCTGGAGAGCGGCATGGGACTGTCGAGCGTGCTTCGCGCGATGTCGGCGCCACGTCCTGACAAGCTCAATCTGGTGATACTCGATACGTGCCTGAACGACCCGTTCCAGGCCGCCGATGCGACGCCGTTCCCCGCCGCACTCCCTGACCGGACGATGATTGCCTACGCTGCTGCTCCGGGCGGATCTGCCGCAGATGGCAAGCGTCATGGGGTATACACGGGTGCGCTGCTGCGTACGCTCGCAGCAGCGCCGTCGGCCGACCTCGCGACCATGCTGCGGCGTGTCGCGGCTGACGTTCGCGAAGTCACGCACGGCGAACAGAGGCCCTGGGTTGCGTCATCGCTTTCAGACGACGCACTGCCTGGTTCCGGCCGGGTGGATGCGGCCTTACTCGCCGACGCCCGATCGAACGGCACGGACGAAGCGGTCGTCACGCTGCATAGTCGCGGGATACTGCCGAAGGACAGCAGCGAGCAATACGAGATCACGTTCTGGGACTCGATCAAGAACAGCACCTATCCGAGTGACTACGAGGCCTATCTGAAGGCCTATCCGAACGGCCGTTTCGCGCCGCTTGCGCGCGCGCGCATCGAACGGCTGCGAGCGTTCGCGCCGCAAACGCCAGCCACTACAACGCAAGCGCCTCAAGCGGCATCTGCCGGCGCGCCGCCACAGGAGCATCCACGGGCGATTACGCCTGCGCCGGCGCCCGCTCCGGCCCCGTCTGCGGCAGCACCGGCGCCGGTTGCTCCCCCGTCGCCTCAGTCTAAAGCGGTGAACAACGCCTCCGGCACGAGCGAAAGCAAGGACTGCGCGGCCTGCCCCGTGATGGTGGCATTGCCTGCGGGCTCTTTCATGATGGGCAGCAGCACCGATGACCCGTCAGAAAAACCGGTGCATCGCGTCACGATCGGCGCGCCCTTCGCGATCGGCAAGTACCCGGTGACGGTCGAACAATGGGACGCCTGCGTGGATGCGAAAGCCTGCGCGCGGCTTTCCAGCGAGAACAGTACGACGAGAAATGCACCCGCCCGCGATCTGAGCTGGGACGACGCGCAGCAGTACGTCAAGTGGCTGGTCAAGGTCACCGGCAAGCCCTACCGCCTACCCACCGAGGCGGAATGGGAGTATGCGGACAAAGGCGGCACGACGACGAAATACTGGTGGGGCGACCAGATGCGCAAGGGCAGCGCGAACTGCAAGGATTGCGGCGACCCCTGGCACACCGAAGGCCCGGAAAATGTCGACGCATTCGCGCCGAATCCCTGGGGCCTGTACGGTATGAACGGCGGCGTATGGGAATGGGTCAGCGATTGCTGGCACAACTCGTACCAGAACGCCCCTGCCGACGGCCGCACGTGGGACATCCCAGGCTGCGACATGCGCGTGATCCGTGGCGGTTCGTGGCGCGAAGGCGCGAACTACATGCTCACCTCGACGCGCTTCAAGTACAGCGCCACCGTGCGCCAGTCGCAGAACGGCTTCAGGGTCGTCAGGGATCTGACGTGA
- a CDS encoding peptidylprolyl isomerase, with the protein MTAIVRIDEEVVDVAEFIRLLKLTGQFESLIEQLVRDKLTVHAAKKQGITVSAEQIQERADQFRRVRGLHRATDMNQYLDALGVSLDEFEVFITDGLYQERMLDQVSNQAAIEEYFSLNSPKFDAIEVSHIVLDSEGKAKEMISYLHDDPESFADMAREHSIADTRESGGVIGKVLRGSLKPDIEAKIFNAAVGDLLGPFPSPDRSCYEIFAVTAKYPAKLDEDVAAEVKRLLREGWLIARAQEHVIEAR; encoded by the coding sequence ATGACCGCGATTGTACGAATCGATGAAGAAGTCGTGGACGTCGCCGAATTCATACGTCTACTGAAACTGACCGGCCAGTTCGAGAGCCTGATCGAGCAACTCGTGCGCGACAAGCTCACCGTGCACGCCGCGAAGAAGCAGGGCATCACCGTATCGGCGGAACAGATCCAGGAACGCGCGGATCAGTTTCGCCGGGTGCGTGGGCTGCACCGCGCTACCGATATGAACCAGTACCTCGATGCGCTCGGCGTGAGTCTGGACGAATTCGAGGTGTTCATCACGGACGGCCTGTATCAGGAACGCATGCTCGACCAGGTGAGCAACCAGGCGGCGATCGAGGAGTACTTCTCGCTGAACTCGCCGAAGTTCGATGCAATCGAGGTCAGCCACATCGTGCTCGATAGCGAGGGCAAGGCGAAAGAAATGATCTCATACCTGCACGACGATCCGGAGAGCTTCGCCGACATGGCGCGCGAACATTCGATCGCGGATACGCGCGAGTCGGGCGGCGTGATCGGCAAGGTGCTGCGCGGCTCGCTCAAGCCGGACATCGAGGCGAAGATCTTCAATGCGGCGGTCGGCGATCTGCTCGGGCCGTTTCCGTCGCCGGACCGTTCCTGCTATGAGATTTTCGCGGTCACGGCCAAATATCCGGCGAAGCTCGACGAAGATGTCGCCGCCGAAGTGAAGCGTTTGTTGCGCGAGGGATGGCTGATTGCGCGCGCACAGGAGCATGTCATCGAGGCGCGCTAG
- a CDS encoding HlyD family efflux transporter periplasmic adaptor subunit has product MKRDNHLKPLSEALEDHSAEGIAILTAEPVRMAYALVLTMVALVVAGLLWSFIGRADVIVSAQGTLAPESDVRRIYAPIDGELADLYIAEGQPVSKGDVLARLNARGAIEAATNALQAQLKLDDAEREWKQFPEQKALMERKAAALKEQIEVESKLHENRISEGTTKLAEGQKAELEQARSELENARRLRDAARQELDSYSRLFAQPGGGGVAELQVEAKKTAYLQADNAYRVAQSKLAELDFRLSHEYAQANAQLETSGQQATNLQIQYDAATREIANAEDKLRLQVQTARLVADAAARIRFENIDKDNFLLILAPTSGVVTDVTTTQPGDKIQANAPLGGIAPKDARPVLKIEIAERDRAFLHEGLPVKMKFSAFPYQRYGLISGTLAYISPATKPSVQDKQPVYEGRVTLERNYYQIAENRYPLRYGMTASAEIVVRERRLIDLGLDPFRQLAG; this is encoded by the coding sequence GTGAAGCGCGACAATCACCTTAAGCCGCTATCCGAAGCGCTGGAAGATCACAGCGCGGAAGGCATCGCGATCCTCACCGCCGAGCCGGTCCGGATGGCGTATGCCCTCGTGCTGACGATGGTGGCGCTGGTCGTGGCCGGACTGCTGTGGTCGTTCATCGGCCGCGCGGATGTGATCGTGAGCGCGCAGGGCACGCTCGCGCCGGAGTCGGACGTGCGACGTATCTACGCGCCCATCGACGGCGAACTGGCGGACCTGTATATCGCCGAAGGCCAGCCGGTGTCGAAAGGTGATGTGCTCGCGAGACTGAACGCGCGGGGTGCGATCGAAGCGGCGACCAACGCGCTGCAGGCGCAGTTGAAGCTCGACGACGCCGAGCGCGAATGGAAGCAGTTTCCGGAGCAGAAGGCGCTGATGGAACGCAAGGCGGCGGCCTTGAAGGAACAGATCGAGGTCGAATCGAAGCTGCACGAGAACCGCATTTCCGAAGGCACGACGAAGCTCGCAGAAGGGCAGAAAGCCGAACTGGAGCAGGCGCGCAGCGAACTCGAAAACGCCCGCCGGCTGCGCGACGCGGCACGCCAGGAACTCGACAGCTACTCACGGCTCTTCGCGCAGCCGGGCGGCGGCGGTGTCGCGGAACTGCAGGTCGAAGCGAAGAAAACTGCGTATCTGCAGGCGGACAATGCGTACCGTGTCGCGCAGTCGAAACTCGCGGAACTGGATTTCCGCCTGAGCCACGAATATGCGCAGGCGAATGCGCAGCTCGAAACCAGCGGCCAGCAAGCCACCAATCTGCAGATCCAGTACGACGCGGCCACGCGCGAGATCGCGAACGCCGAAGACAAGCTGCGCCTGCAGGTTCAGACCGCGCGGCTGGTGGCCGACGCCGCCGCGCGCATCCGCTTCGAGAACATCGACAAGGACAATTTCCTGCTGATTCTCGCACCGACTTCCGGTGTCGTGACCGACGTGACGACCACCCAGCCTGGCGATAAGATCCAGGCCAACGCGCCCCTAGGCGGTATCGCGCCGAAGGATGCGCGTCCCGTGCTGAAGATCGAGATCGCCGAGCGCGATCGCGCGTTCCTGCACGAAGGCCTGCCGGTGAAGATGAAGTTCAGCGCGTTTCCCTACCAGCGCTATGGGCTTATCAGCGGCACGCTCGCTTATATTTCGCCCGCGACCAAGCCGTCTGTGCAGGACAAGCAGCCAGTCTACGAAGGGCGCGTCACACTTGAGCGCAACTATTACCAGATCGCCGAAAACAGGTATCCGTTGCGATACGGGATGACGGCGAGCGCGGAGATCGTCGTACGCGAGCGGCGCCTGATCGATCTGGGGCTCGACCCGTTCAGGCAACTCGCCGGATGA